Genomic window (Vicinamibacteria bacterium):
CCGGGAGTGCTCCGACGACACAGTGTCCAACACTAAGGCCTTGAGGCGGGCAACAACCTCCCCCGTCCCGCCGCCGGGGCGACTCCCCTCGCCCTCGGGGCCGGTTTCGGGGCGTGGAACGAGGTCGGACATTTGGGCTTCCCACCCCCCTCCCGGGGCCCCCTCGACCCTCCCGGAGCCCTCGCGTCGTTAATTAGAGCTCCGGCGCAGCCGGGTCAGGTGATGATAATAATAGTTATCATAAGCCATGATCGGGAAGAATGCAAGAAAGAGAGGTGTCCCCTTTCCTTGACATTATGCGCATGTGTGCAGTAAGGTAAAGGGAGATCCTAGATCCGTGATCGACCCTCAACCAGAAGCTAAGCCTCGGAGCAAGAATCGCAAACGACAGGTCTCCTGGCTTCGCCGCATCCCCGAAATGCTCGCGACGCTCAAGAAGACTACCACACCCTTTCTGGACCGGGCCGCCGTCCAAACCCTCTTCCGCCTCCAGCGCCGCCAGGCCGGCTACCTCATGAAGAAACTCGGCCCCGCGGAATACCGGGTCGGCAAAGCCTTCGTCGTGCGCCGCCACGCGGTCGTCACCCTCCTCGAGGCCAAGAGGAACGGCAAGCCCTACAAGGCCGAAGAGCTCCGCCAGAGGAGCCTCCGCGAGGCGCTCGACGAAGCCCGCCGCGAGCAAAAGGCCCGCAGCGTCCGCTTCAAGATCGCCCCGGAGCCGCCACGCAAGATGGCCGGACTCCCCGACCAGGTCCGCCTGGCCCCCGGCGAGCTGCGGGTCACCTTTGCGACGACCGAGGAACTCCTCCAACTCCTCTATGACCTCTCTCGCGCAATCGCGCACGACTTCCCCACTTTCGAGACGCTCTCACAGGGCAGCGGCCCTGCCTCGCCGGAATCATAGGTCCTGGCGCCAGGTTCCCCCCCCTCCCCGCCTCCTGCACCTGGGGCGCCGGCCATTGTCCGGGACGTCCTTCATCCTCGGTATCTTACCGCCCGAAGCCGATAAGTCGATAAATATACATAACTATTTGTATATTTGTGCATAGCTTCTCTCAGGACGTTGGTGAACCCCTTTAAAGCCGAAGGTGCTTACTATCGCGAAATATTCATAAATCGCTATAGCTGTTTACGCGTTTATCGATATATCCGCTATTCTCCAGTCTCGGCGGGACCTATCGTCCAGCGCCCTCGTGGGCTGGAGAACTACAACGATAAGTTGACTTCTCCACAAATCTGCTTACAATTATATCCGCTTACATGTTTGCCGACAAGTCGACCGGAGGTCCAGTGAAGCGAATCGCCGTTGCGAACCAAAAGGGTGGAGTCGGGAAGACTACCGTCGCTCTCAACCTAGCAGCTGAGCTCGACGACCTTGGCTTTCGCGTATTGGCCATAGACCTCGACCGCCAATGCAATCTTACGAGCGGCCTGGGAATCAACGTTCCGCCGGAGCGGACCGTTTACCAGCTCCTGATCGACGGCGCTCAACCTGACCAGGTGATAACGCGGTTGGACCGCGGTGCCCGTGGATTCGACGTGATACCCGGGTCTCCGTCTCTCAATGTTGCCGAAGCGCTGCTAATGACGGAAACCTTGCGGGAGACTCGCTTGGCCGAGTGCCTGGAGCCCGTGGCGGGGAAGTACGACTTCATTCTGTTTGACTGTGCCCCAAGCCTCGGCGTAATCACGATGAACGCGATCGTGGCCGCGGATTGGGTTCTCGTCCCTGTCGAGACGAACCAGTGGGCCTACGACGCCATCCGGGATGTCCACCAGATGGTCAACAAGCTGCAGAAGATCAACCCTCGAGTCAAGATCACGGACATCGTCCCGACCGTCTATGACCGTCGAGTAGGACACCACAATGCAGTGCTAGAAGCCCTACGGGAGTTGGCTCAAACGTGGCCCGGGGGCGTAGCCGTCCACGAGCCGATCGCCTACAGCGCGCGGGTCGTGGAGGCCTCCTCCAAGCGAGTTCCTCTCCGCGACTACGACCGTGGATCGGCGGCGGCCGATGCTTTTGAACGCCTTGCCGGGCGCCTCGCCCAAGCGGCGCGGGAGGCCTCCGTATGAAGCCACGCGTGCCCATCGACAAACTCACACTCACACCACCGCCGGATCCTATTGACGGTATGACGTCCTTCCGCGCGTCGACGCCGCGCCGGTCTGTTCCGGCCGACGCCACAGCTGAGCCAGAGCCCGAGGTTCGCGATGCACCCGTTCGAAATTCTTCTCAGCGCCCAAAGGTCAAGCGATACGCTAGGACCTTCTACCTCGAGGCAGAGGACCTTCAGCGTCTGTCGGCTGAGCAGCTCCGGCTTCAGCGAAAGAATCCAGCTCAGCGCCAAGGTGTTAGTGACGCCTCCGGTGTCATCCGGCGGCTCATCCGAGAGCACCTGCCGTCAGCGGGGGACTGGGAGTGAAGCTCGATCAACTCCTGGTTTCAGGCCGTTTGGCCCGGTCTTCGGGCTGCACCTCGACGTAAAGTGGGGGAGTTCAGGCCTTCCAATCTCCTGCACTCCAACGTAAGCCCGGGTGAACTGCACCCGGACGTAAACCTCCACTATCTCGTTCTTCTCCCGCCACCAAGAGCCAGCCCTGCACCCCAACGTAAGAGGCCGCGCATGCTGTCGCCGACTGCACGCCAACGTAACGGGGGGATCGTAGTGACTCGCGTTGCTCACCGAAGCTCTCCTGCACTTCAACGTCACCCTCACCTGCACTCAGAAGGAACAAGCCTGCACCACAGCGGAGGTTGCGCTGCACCTGGTCGTACGACCTCCTGCACTCCAACGTACGAGAACTAAGCCTAAACCATTGATCCTTCGTTACTTCTCCTTATCTAACAGTCTTTCACTTGCTCTAGATGTGTAAACAACAACATATCGCCCCCCTATGCCCTCGACCCACAGGATGTTGTTGCACCAGCCAAAGCCCTATGCCAAAATCGCGCGATTACAAGGGACAAACGCTCCTTGAACAAACGCACAGTCTCAAGCCTGGCGACTAGCACCGAGACCCCGGGTCCACCGCTCTCCCGGCTTCCGGATTTTGTCAAAGTCGAGAAGAATCTCGCCTCGCTCGGATTCTTCACACCTTCAAGCAAGCGCATCAAGCAGACGAGATCGAAGACCGTTACATTCCACCGCTTGGTCGATGGCCAGCGCGTCACGGTGGCTGCCACGATCGTTCCGGGAGCTATTTATGGCCTGCCCATCACAGCAGACCAGGACAAATTCCTTGCCCTCCAGAAGATCATCGCCGACATGCGACGCGAGAAGGGCAAGGTCGTCAATCCCGTAGCTTTCTCTTCCGCCCAACTGCTGTCTCTCCTCGGCAAGTGCCGCGACAGCGGCAAGAACTACAAGGAAGTCAGCGAGTGGCTCGACGTGATGGCAGCGACGACGATCGTCTCTGAAGGGGTCGTATACATGGCCGGCCGAAAGCGCTGGCTCAAGGATCGGTTCCACGTCTTTGACCGGGCAGTCGGTGCCGGTCAGGAGCTTGAGCCGGGCCGAGTGGCCGATAGGAACTTCATCTGGCTGTCGGAATGGCAGCTTGAGAATATCAACAACAACTACCTGCTCCCCGTCGACTTCGAAGCGTATCGGCAGCTCAAGAACCACATCGCCAAGGCCTTGGTCCCGTTACTGCAGATCTGGCTCTACGCTTCGCGTGAGAAGGGCTCATTCGACAAACGCTACGACGAGCTTTGCCAGATTCTCAACATCGGGCAGTTCAAACCACCCTCGCGGATCCGGCAGCAGCTCGAGCCATCGCTGGGTGAGCTGGTAGCCCACGGCTATCTGGCGCGCTGGGACCTTCAGAAGACCGCTGACGGCACCAGTTTTAAGGTCGCCTTCTTCCACGGCCCTAAGTTCTATCGGGATCGCCGGCATCGCCTCGAGGCCGCTGAAGCCGCCCTTCTTGTCGAAGACGACCCCGGATTGGATGCCCCCGAGCCCGGCCACTCGACTCCCCACGCTCCCGATACCCACAGTCTAGTGGGGGAGTTGACTCGCCGCGGAATCGTGGAAGTCGTCGCTCGCCGTCTCCTTCGGCAGCTATCGCCCAACCAGCACATCCAAGATCAGCTCGAGTGGGGCGACTACGTCATCAACCAGGACCCGGCTCGCTTCCGAAACCCAGCTGGCTTCTACGTCTCGCTGCTTCGCGAGAACGTAGAGCCGCCCGAGACGTTCGGCACCCCCAGCCGTCGAAGGGCCCAAGCCGAGAGTGCCGAGAACGAGCGTCAGGCGGCCGAACAACGAGCGCAGCTTGAATATGAGTACGCCGACTACCGACGGCGCACCGTCGCCGCCTATGTGCGGAGCGAATTGGACCCAGCAGACTACGAGAAACGCGTAGGCGAGAAGAGGCGGACTCTCATGAAAAAGCATCCTCAGGCCGCCCAGTGGACCCCCGAGCAGCTGAGCTTGTACGCAGAAGCCCATATCCGCCTGGACCTCTGCGCCGAGATTTCTTTGCTCACCTTGGACCAGTTTGCGGCGGAACGCAGCGCGCGGGGAACGGCCTAAAAGACGGCTCGCTCGAATTCCGCGAGAGCTCCCAACCCTACACGCCCTACGAGGCCGTCACTAGAGATGGTGCGGCAATCTCGCTTGGCTTCCCGACAACGGTCGGTGGTGTAGCGGATCGTGGCCCGGAGCAAGTGAACTTCGTCGACGGCCCTGGCAACGCCTTTGGGGACTTAACGTCGGTGCCCGCCCCGCTAAGCCACGCTCGTCCAGGGAGGGCGACAAGCCAGCGAGGAGGCGACACCCACCGGGGAAATGGGCCTTGACATTGACCGCCATCGGCGTAGCCTCGGCTGCAGTGTGGTTAGCCCTCAATTGCGGAGCACGGGTTCCTGCGATCACGAACAGGGGGTTTTTGTGAGAAGGCTGTTGTGCTTTAGCAGTGTGGCATTTGTGGCCGCATTCCTGTCGCTCGAATCCCTGCACGCGCAGGCTTCCCGGCCCGTGGAGACGTTTGACGCGAAGGGCCGAGTTGTCTCGCGGATGATCCTGAACCCTGACAAGAGCTCGCAGCGGACAACGTACGTGTATTCGACGGAAGGCATGACGCCGATACAAACGAAGACCGAGGAGGTCGACCCGAACGGCCAACTCACTAAGAGAACTGTCGAGCAATTCGATCCCACGGGCCAGGTGACGGAACGACGTGAGACGAGAATCGATGCGACCGGTCACGAGTCAGGGGCGTCGACGAAGTTCACTTATGACGCTGAAGGAGTTAAGCATCGTAAGGTCACGCAGCTCCCGTAGCGGCGACCTTTTTCAAGATTATTTGACTTGGGATCGGATCGTGTCGTGCCTCGGCAGGATAGAGGCTCGCACCTACGCGCAGGTGAACCGCCGTGCCGTGGTGAACGGCATTCGCGAGGCAGTATCGCGAGCCACCTAAGGTCGAGAGGGCGGCGCCGGCAATTGCACCGGCGAACCAGCCTTCGCCTTCTTCCAAGAGACCCCGGGAAGAGATTACGTGTACCCAGGCGGCGTGACTGCCCCTTCCATGAGCACGCCGCCAAGAAGTCAGGTGTCACGTCGCAGCACCGGCGAGACTGGCGACAGCGATTGCCGAGAGCGCTTAGGGGGTGTTCTCTCTGGAGAAGGGCCAATTCTAGCCAGGCCGGCGGGTGCCGTCAGCGCGGATGGCGATGAGGGAGAGACGCGGTGCGGGTTGCAGACTTGTCGGGGTCGACGCCGTCCGTCCTACACCTACGCTTAATGGTGGGAGACAGCGGCGGCTGCCAAGCGCGTGCGCTCGGAGACGAACTGCTCGAGGCCCCGTGCTCGGGCCTCCTTTGCCAGGCGCCTAGCTTCCCTCTCGCCGTACTTTGCCACCGAGAAGCTCTTGAAGGCCCTGCCCTTGAGCGCGGGCCAGTTGGCCCTATAGCGGCGGACGCGGTTCCCCGACCGAATGCGCTCCACCCCGACGGTCACGCCGACGACACCAGTCTTGCTGAGAACGTGTCGCCGCTTGGTCTTGATAACAGGCGGTAGCCGCGAGAGCAACCTGTCTCGATAGGCGAGGGCCTTCAAGAAGGAAACGGCACGGCCCGTGGTGCCATCACGGAAGTACCTCGCGTGATACCGGCCTCGGCGCATGGCGGTCACGATCCAGCCGCGGAAGCGGTGGTACTCGTAGCGGCGGAGGTTGGAATGGCGCGTCATCGCCGGTTAAGACCAGCATCAGGGCCCTGGGCAGGTGGCCCCGGTTGGTGGCTTGGGCGACCGCCCCGCATGGAGTTGCTTTTGCTCTACACCGCCCGAGGAGCCCTACTGCGGCCCTGGGACTGGAGGCCCCTTTTCCTATAACGACGCAACAGTCGAGGGCTTCAACGGACAGCGGGCTCTCGGCACGGCTGTCGTAAACGTCTTCGGGCCGTACGTAAGCGCTATGAACACCTCAACGAACTGTGCCGCGCCGGCACGGTCACGCTGTCTTCCAATGTTACCATCCCCGACGGCGTGGACATGGAGACATTCAACAACCAGCTGGACCCGGAGCGCCTGACAGGCCACGAAGGAGTGGGCCCACGCCTCTACGACGAATTTCCTGCGCCCCGTGGTCGTCACGTGCGACCCCTGGGTCGCCCGACGGCCAGTCATCCCGAGTTACAGTGGCGGCGAGTTGGTCCAAGCCTCGCCGACAGGCTCTTTCCGGAAACATGACCCGACCTGGGAGCAACCGCGGAACGAAGCACGAAGGCAAGCGAAGGCCTCGTCAAGAGAGGGCTATTTCAGGCCCGCGTTCTAACCCGCGGGCGGACTCCGAACGTGCGGCCAAGCGCCGCACGCCCCGGATCATCTGCCTTGTCTTCCTCGGGGGTCTGGTCATCACCCTGTATGGCCGGACGGCTGGCTTCGACTTCACGCGAACCGACGACAAGGTGCTCCTGAGCGACGACGCGGCCTTCGTGCAGGATCTGACGAACCTTCCCAGGGTCTTCGGGCGTCCGTTCTTCCCGAAATCGCCACGTGGGGAGGTTTACTTCCGACCCATTGTCACCGCCTCCTTTATCATGGACGCTCAATGGGCGGGGATCAAGCCCCGGGCTTTCCACGTCACGAACGTCGCCCTTCACCTGGAGTGCACTTGCCTTCTATTTCTCCTGCTCCTTCGCCTCGACTTCCGCCTGTGGCCATCGTTGATTGCGACCGCCGCTTTCGCAGCCCATCCGGCGCTCACCGAGGCCGTCGCGTGGATCCCTGGGAGGTGCGACACGCTGCTGGGGATCGGGGTGCTCGCGTCGAGTCTCTTCTTCCTGCAGTTCCTGGCCCGGCTGGACTGGAGACCCTTGCTGGGCCACCTCGCGGCTTTCGCGTTTGCTCTGCTATCGAAAGAGGCGGCGCTCGTTCTCCCTGTGGTCTTGAGTCTGTTTGTCCTCTTGGTCGGTGAGCGCCGCGGTGTGCTTCGCACCCCGCGGCTCTGGCTGGGTTGGCTCGGAGTCGTGGGCTTGTGGTTCGTCCTGCGGCTGGGCGTCGCAGCGGACGCGGGAGAAGCCGTGGGTCAGCGTCTGGCCAACCTGGTCCGCCATCTCCCCATCCTCCTGATGCACCTGGGCAAACTCCTCTTCCCCGTGAACCTCGCGGTCCTTGCCTCGGCGAGAGACACTGTTCTGATTCCAGGCTTGATCGCGGCGGGAGGCATCGCTGCAGCGGGCGTTTTCCTGCATGGCCGCGCCCTTAGTGTCTATTGTTGGGGGATTGCCTTCTTTGCCCTCTTCGTTCTTCCAAGCCTCCCCGTGTCTGACTTCTTGATCCTTGAGAACCGGCTCTACGTTCCGGCCCTCGGCATCGTCATCGCGATCCTCGCTGCGACGGGGTCACTGCTGGGAAGGATCGGCGGTCCGATTCTCGCTCGATCGGCGGGCGTAGCGGCATTGCTGCTGGTCCTCGTGTTCTGGGCGCAGAGCTGGAGCTACACCGAGTCCTTTAGGGACCCCCTTTCGTTCACGGAACAGGCCGTGCGGTCCGCGCCCCACCTGGGTCTGGCGCATTTGAACCGAGGCATCGTCCATCAGGTCGAAGGACGGGTGGCGGATGCCGAGCACGAGTACGAGACAGCAATCGCGCTTGATCCGGCATTGACCGTGACTCACAACAACCTCGGCCTCATCTACCTGAACCGAGGGGAGATCGGTCGCGGCGAGGCGACTTTTCGCCAGGAGATCGAGATCAACCCCACCTACGATAAGGCTTTCTTCAACCTTGGCCTCGCCCTGGAACGAGAAGGCCATCCCGAAGAGGCTCTCTCCTCCTGGCGCCAGGCTGTCGCCCTCAACCCAAGGAATGACGAAGCACGGTCTCGGCTCGCGGCCGTCGAGACGCAAATCAAAAGCGGGACAGCACCCGGGTCTCCCGCCGAAGCCTCTCCGGTGGCGGTAGACCAGGTTCCCACCGACGTGCTGGTCCGTCTCTATGAGGAGGCCCTGAGGCGGGAGCCCAAGAACCGCAAAATCCGGGAAGCTTACGCAGACGTCTGCGCACGTCGCGGGCTGCCTTGCGCGAAGGAGCAGCAGGAGATCCTTCTTCGCAAGGGCAATGGCAGTGGGCCGACCACTGCCAAAACAAGATAACCATCGCTCCGCGCTGCCTCGCCAAGGTGATGGCCATCGCCAGGGGGTCGACCCCGCGGATCGTCGGTTTCGCTACCCGTATGCCGCGTTGACCTCCTCGATCTTGCATGCGAGGGGGAGATTCGTCCTCGACGCCTGGGGGTTTGCTGTGATCCTAGAGTCGACCCAGAGCCTTATCCGGGCGAGAACATCTCATCTGTAGGGTCTGGAACTCGAAACGTGAGCGGCAGTGAGCCCAGGAATATGCTGTCGCCGTCCCTTAGGGTTACCGGCCCCTCGACTCTTACGCCCCTGACGTACGTCCCGTTCCTGCTGCCCAGGTCTGTGAGGACGGCCCGGCCGCCGAGGATCACGATCCGGGCGTGATTCCTGGACACAGTCGAGGAGTCAATCGGAACGACTGAAGTTGGATGCCGCCCGACCAGATGGTCGCCTTCTTGGAGTGCTACCCGACCCTCTTTGTAGACCAGCCAGCAGAAAGGCGCCGCGTCGGCGGTTGGGCCCTCCGAGGTTACCTCGGCGCTGAACGCATAACCAAATCCGTGGACCGTCCTTACAAAGGGGGACTCACTCGGGCTTTCTCCTAAGGCCGCCCGGATTTCGGCGACGAGGTTGGCAAGGTTGGCTTCGACCACAGACGTCGTGGGCCACAGCCGCTTCATTAGCTCAGCCTTGGGCACCACGCGAGGGCGGGCCGCAACGAGGATCTCCACGAGTTCGAAGGCCAATGGCGACAGATGAACTGGCTCCCCACAGCGCATCACCCGACGAGTCTCAATGTCGATCGTGCAATCGCCGAACCGGATCGCCACTGTCATAGCTTAAAACCTGCACATTTCCTACACATTCCCTATGACATCTGACCGTTCAACGCCTATCTTAATGGGAGAAGCGGTCTCTCACCATACGACCTTCGGCACCACCCGGGGCTTGGGGCTGCCGTCAATACTACGCACCAGGCAACGGAACCATCACCATACAAAGGATTGTTCCCCCGCGATGCGGGGAGGTCGTTGCTCGTTGAGGCGCAGGAGAAAAGCTGTGAGGCCGCGCAGGTCGCTCAGAAAGACGCATTCCGACCTTTCCGCGGGTGCAATCCTGCATGTAGGCGAAGTGAGAAATATGTACGTAACTGGGAACAGCGTGACTCATCACATACACCCAAACTCAATAACGCAATTCATCATCATCAACGTGCCTGCGCCAGCCTGGGCGGCCCGGATGCCGTTGTGAACCTCCAGCCAATGGGCTGGAAGCACTCGACGGCGACGAGTACTGGCTCCTCGTGGACCGCGACGTTCTCTCTGCCCGGCACCTACAACATCTCCGCGCGGTTCTGGAGCTGGAAAAACGTGATGCGCTGTGCGTTGATACCAGTCGCACTCCTGGCCGTCCCGGTCTACGCCGCCCCGCCCAACGTCGTCGTCGTGCTGACCGACGACCTAGACGATCAGAGCTTCCAGGTCATGCTCGCCCTCGGGGTGCTCCCGAACATCCAAGCGGTTGCTTCTCGCGGGGTCCGCTTTAGCAACTCCTTCGTGACGAACGCAGTGTGCGCTCCCTCGCGTGCGACATACCTGAGCGGGAAGTACTCACACAACCACGGCGTGCTCCGGAACACGATGCTCTCGGCTTTCGATGAGTCCGCCACCATCGCCACCGCTCTTACCGCATACACCCGCGCCTTCGTGGGGAAGTACATCAACGGTTACGGCGATGACCCGACCGCGGCGGGCACAAGCCCGTCCAACCCGAGCTACGTGCCTCCTGGGTGGGATGCGTGGACGTCGATGGTGGACGGGACGACGTACTCAATGTACGGCTTCTCCCTGAACGAGGACGGGACCGTCTACCAGTGGCCCGTGAACGGTGCGCTACACCAGACGGTGGTCCTGGGCGACCTTGCGGCGAGGATCGCGACGAACGGGAAGCCGCTGTTCCTCACCCTGGCCCCCGTCGCCCCGCACAAGTCCGGCCCGTTCCCGAGCGGATTCTGCCCGTTCTCGGGGTATGCCACCGTGTGGTGTGGCTACTCGACCCCGAACTACGCGGATATGGCAGTCAAGCCTGCTCAGTGGAACATGCTCGCCAGCCTGTCCGTCTACCACGCGGCCAAGCCGTCTTTTAACCAGGCCGACGTGTCGAAGTTGCCCTTGGCCGGGCAGCGCCCGCTGATGACATCAGACAACATCGGGTGGTTCGCCAATCAGTACCGCAGCCGCTACCTATCCATGCTCCCCGTGGACGACGCCGTGGGTAAGATCGCAGCCATGCTCGGCACGTCGCCGACCGTCTGGATCTTCACTAGCGACAACGGCTGGCTTAATGCTGAGCACCGGATGAACGAGAAGATGGCGGCCTACGAGGAAGCGGCGCGGGTGCCGCTCTACATCTCCGGCCCCGGCTTCGTGCCCGGCACGGCCAAACAGCTCGTCCTCAACAATGACTTGGCCCCGACGATCCGCGATGTCGCGGGGCTCCCACCGGACCCGCTAGCCGACGGCAAGTCCCTGCTCCCCATCTTGCTAGGCCAGCCCCACCCCGGCCGGAAGCGGTTCCTGATCGAGCACTGGCTCATCCCGGCCTTGGGTGTGCTCGAGGTGCCGAACTACGCGGCACTCCGTACCGGGCCGGCCGACGCGTACCCTAACCGGCTCTATGTAGAGTACGAGGACGGC
Coding sequences:
- a CDS encoding ParA family protein, with the translated sequence MKRIAVANQKGGVGKTTVALNLAAELDDLGFRVLAIDLDRQCNLTSGLGINVPPERTVYQLLIDGAQPDQVITRLDRGARGFDVIPGSPSLNVAEALLMTETLRETRLAECLEPVAGKYDFILFDCAPSLGVITMNAIVAADWVLVPVETNQWAYDAIRDVHQMVNKLQKINPRVKITDIVPTVYDRRVGHHNAVLEALRELAQTWPGGVAVHEPIAYSARVVEASSKRVPLRDYDRGSAAADAFERLAGRLAQAAREASV
- a CDS encoding replication initiator protein A, yielding MNKRTVSSLATSTETPGPPLSRLPDFVKVEKNLASLGFFTPSSKRIKQTRSKTVTFHRLVDGQRVTVAATIVPGAIYGLPITADQDKFLALQKIIADMRREKGKVVNPVAFSSAQLLSLLGKCRDSGKNYKEVSEWLDVMAATTIVSEGVVYMAGRKRWLKDRFHVFDRAVGAGQELEPGRVADRNFIWLSEWQLENINNNYLLPVDFEAYRQLKNHIAKALVPLLQIWLYASREKGSFDKRYDELCQILNIGQFKPPSRIRQQLEPSLGELVAHGYLARWDLQKTADGTSFKVAFFHGPKFYRDRRHRLEAAEAALLVEDDPGLDAPEPGHSTPHAPDTHSLVGELTRRGIVEVVARRLLRQLSPNQHIQDQLEWGDYVINQDPARFRNPAGFYVSLLRENVEPPETFGTPSRRRAQAESAENERQAAEQRAQLEYEYADYRRRTVAAYVRSELDPADYEKRVGEKRRTLMKKHPQAAQWTPEQLSLYAEAHIRLDLCAEISLLTLDQFAAERSARGTA
- a CDS encoding AP2 domain-containing protein — encoded protein: MTRHSNLRRYEYHRFRGWIVTAMRRGRYHARYFRDGTTGRAVSFLKALAYRDRLLSRLPPVIKTKRRHVLSKTGVVGVTVGVERIRSGNRVRRYRANWPALKGRAFKSFSVAKYGEREARRLAKEARARGLEQFVSERTRLAAAAVSHH
- a CDS encoding tetratricopeptide repeat protein gives rise to the protein MTRPGSNRGTKHEGKRRPRQERAISGPRSNPRADSERAAKRRTPRIICLVFLGGLVITLYGRTAGFDFTRTDDKVLLSDDAAFVQDLTNLPRVFGRPFFPKSPRGEVYFRPIVTASFIMDAQWAGIKPRAFHVTNVALHLECTCLLFLLLLRLDFRLWPSLIATAAFAAHPALTEAVAWIPGRCDTLLGIGVLASSLFFLQFLARLDWRPLLGHLAAFAFALLSKEAALVLPVVLSLFVLLVGERRGVLRTPRLWLGWLGVVGLWFVLRLGVAADAGEAVGQRLANLVRHLPILLMHLGKLLFPVNLAVLASARDTVLIPGLIAAGGIAAAGVFLHGRALSVYCWGIAFFALFVLPSLPVSDFLILENRLYVPALGIVIAILAATGSLLGRIGGPILARSAGVAALLLVLVFWAQSWSYTESFRDPLSFTEQAVRSAPHLGLAHLNRGIVHQVEGRVADAEHEYETAIALDPALTVTHNNLGLIYLNRGEIGRGEATFRQEIEINPTYDKAFFNLGLALEREGHPEEALSSWRQAVALNPRNDEARSRLAAVETQIKSGTAPGSPAEASPVAVDQVPTDVLVRLYEEALRREPKNRKIREAYADVCARRGLPCAKEQQEILLRKGNGSGPTTAKTR
- a CDS encoding FHA domain-containing protein; amino-acid sequence: MTVAIRFGDCTIDIETRRVMRCGEPVHLSPLAFELVEILVAARPRVVPKAELMKRLWPTTSVVEANLANLVAEIRAALGESPSESPFVRTVHGFGYAFSAEVTSEGPTADAAPFCWLVYKEGRVALQEGDHLVGRHPTSVVPIDSSTVSRNHARIVILGGRAVLTDLGSRNGTYVRGVRVEGPVTLRDGDSIFLGSLPLTFRVPDPTDEMFSPG
- a CDS encoding sulfatase-like hydrolase/transferase, with the translated sequence MNLQPMGWKHSTATSTGSSWTATFSLPGTYNISARFWSWKNVMRCALIPVALLAVPVYAAPPNVVVVLTDDLDDQSFQVMLALGVLPNIQAVASRGVRFSNSFVTNAVCAPSRATYLSGKYSHNHGVLRNTMLSAFDESATIATALTAYTRAFVGKYINGYGDDPTAAGTSPSNPSYVPPGWDAWTSMVDGTTYSMYGFSLNEDGTVYQWPVNGALHQTVVLGDLAARIATNGKPLFLTLAPVAPHKSGPFPSGFCPFSGYATVWCGYSTPNYADMAVKPAQWNMLASLSVYHAAKPSFNQADVSKLPLAGQRPLMTSDNIGWFANQYRSRYLSMLPVDDAVGKIAAMLGTSPTVWIFTSDNGWLNAEHRMNEKMAAYEEAARVPLYISGPGFVPGTAKQLVLNNDLAPTIRDVAGLPPDPLADGKSLLPILLGQPHPGRKRFLIEHWLIPALGVLEVPNYAALRTGPADAYPNRLYVEYEDGSLELYDIEADPYQLQNLSADLARVSEITALHALLTPLKSCAAASCLAGEQ